Proteins encoded by one window of Sphingosinicella sp. BN140058:
- a CDS encoding copper chaperone PCu(A)C, which yields MRKSHSRAAMLGILALLAGCDRSPKVEAADAVITLPALAGQPGAAYFRLESRAPGERLLRIETDAATRAELHETMTKGNMAGMAPLASAPFDADGKLDFQPGGRHAMLFGIKPGFAVGAKAKIVFHFEKAPPVTAIAEVRGPGQGHADHAGH from the coding sequence ATGCGCAAAAGCCACAGCCGGGCCGCGATGCTCGGCATTCTTGCCCTTCTCGCCGGCTGCGACCGCAGTCCCAAGGTGGAGGCAGCGGACGCGGTGATCACCCTGCCGGCCTTGGCCGGTCAGCCGGGCGCCGCTTATTTCCGCCTGGAGAGCCGCGCGCCCGGCGAGCGACTGCTGCGGATCGAGACCGACGCGGCGACGCGGGCGGAACTCCACGAGACCATGACCAAGGGCAACATGGCGGGCATGGCCCCACTCGCCAGCGCTCCCTTCGATGCCGACGGAAAGCTCGATTTCCAGCCCGGGGGACGTCACGCCATGCTGTTCGGGATCAAGCCCGGCTTTGCCGTCGGCGCGAAGGCGAAGATCGTCTTCCACTTCGAGAAGGCACCGCCGGTGACGGCGATCGCCGAGGTTCGCGGCCCTGGCCAGGGACATGCGGACCATGCCGGACATTGA
- a CDS encoding PH domain-containing protein, which yields MQQTDVFRSSTWGWLRGTLAGWATLLLCLTGIGFLIILAKWIENLTASYEISQDRLIIRRGIFMKSLDEIELYRVKDIRIDFSLINQWAGIGTITINSSDETTRRAPLVIPHVEHAQRRREELRTLVDAARQRRQVREIDMAHEDY from the coding sequence ATGCAGCAGACCGACGTCTTTCGCTCATCGACCTGGGGCTGGCTGCGCGGCACGCTGGCGGGTTGGGCGACACTGCTGCTCTGCCTGACCGGGATCGGCTTCCTCATCATCCTGGCCAAGTGGATCGAAAACCTCACCGCCTCCTACGAGATCAGCCAGGACAGGCTGATCATCCGGCGCGGCATCTTCATGAAGAGTCTGGACGAGATCGAGCTCTACCGGGTGAAGGACATCCGCATCGATTTCAGCCTGATCAATCAGTGGGCGGGGATCGGCACGATCACGATCAACAGCAGCGATGAAACCACCCGCCGTGCGCCGCTGGTCATTCCACACGTCGAACACGCGCAGCGCCGGCGAGAAGAACTGCGCACCCTCGTCGACGCCGCCCGCCAGCGCCGCCAGGTCCGCGAGATCGACATGGCGCACGAGGATTATTGA
- a CDS encoding HNH endonuclease: MAKQKTLEKPEDAARHCLTDLPYRMVVFHRMNGVTPLYLVAGSNSPARSAENALREAQRLHPGLCFYCKEAIVDGQFTIDHAQPTAVKRIKDIQNLVIACKPCNLKKAAQPIELFKPEAGKEWLSAVLAQVQDRLNRL; this comes from the coding sequence ATGGCGAAACAGAAGACGCTCGAGAAACCGGAAGATGCAGCCCGGCATTGCTTGACGGACCTACCGTACCGGATGGTGGTGTTCCATCGCATGAACGGTGTCACGCCACTTTACCTCGTTGCCGGCAGCAACTCTCCAGCCCGAAGCGCCGAAAACGCGCTGCGCGAAGCGCAGAGGCTGCACCCTGGCCTATGCTTCTACTGCAAGGAAGCAATCGTCGACGGACAGTTCACCATTGATCACGCGCAACCCACCGCGGTTAAACGGATTAAGGACATCCAAAACTTGGTGATCGCTTGCAAACCCTGCAACCTGAAGAAGGCGGCGCAGCCGATCGAGCTCTTCAAGCCTGAAGCCGGCAAGGAATGGCTGTCAGCCGTCCTGGCACAAGTCCAGGACCGGCTGAACCGCCTTTGA
- a CDS encoding nucleotide exchange factor GrpE → MNEQEELQEQSTEVEAQEDGAVEPDRLGEVLKELEEARQNVLYAQAETQNVRRRLEQEKVNAANYASTNFARDMLSVKDNLDRALAAVPQDVREDERLKGLITGIEATSRELDSVFQRNGIVKVEAMGQPLDPNRHQAMVEIPSDAEAGTIVQEMQAGYMIKDRLLRPSLVGVARKP, encoded by the coding sequence ATGAACGAACAAGAAGAACTGCAGGAACAGTCCACCGAAGTCGAGGCGCAGGAGGACGGCGCCGTCGAGCCCGATCGCCTTGGCGAGGTGCTGAAGGAATTGGAGGAAGCGCGCCAGAACGTTCTCTACGCTCAGGCCGAGACGCAGAATGTCCGCCGGCGGCTGGAGCAGGAAAAGGTCAATGCGGCCAATTACGCGTCGACCAACTTCGCGCGCGACATGCTGTCGGTGAAGGACAATCTTGACCGCGCACTTGCCGCGGTTCCGCAGGACGTCCGCGAGGACGAGCGCCTGAAGGGGCTGATCACCGGCATCGAGGCAACGTCGCGCGAGCTCGACAGCGTCTTCCAGCGCAACGGCATCGTCAAGGTCGAGGCGATGGGACAGCCGCTCGATCCCAACCGCCACCAGGCGATGGTCGAGATCCCGTCCGATGCGGAGGCCGGCACGATCGTCCAGGAAATGCAGGCCGGCTACATGATCAAGGACCGGCTGCTGCGCCCATCCTTGGTGGGCGTGGCCAGGAAGCCTTAA
- the hrcA gene encoding heat-inducible transcriptional repressor HrcA has protein sequence MSRTPVSELTERAREVFRLLVENYLGSGAPVGSRTISRLPGINLSPASIRNVMQDLEEAGLLSHPHTSAGRVPTETGLRLFVDGMMQAAEPSLEERTAIETRLARGGGPIEDALVAATAALSGLSACAGIVLVPKREPVLRQLGFVQLSPSQALAVMVGAEGSVENRVIDLPPDVTPASLAEVGNYVSARLSGLTLQEARARLDGEIRDGKAALDSAARTLIDRGLAVWSEDGAQRPVLIVRGQANLLDQEGVADLERVRQLLEELEGKEEIVRLLDSARAGQGMKIFIGSENKLFALSGSSVIAAPYRGGDGKVVGVVGVIGPTRLNYARVVPMVDFTAQALSRLMA, from the coding sequence ATGTCGAGAACCCCGGTCAGCGAGCTTACCGAACGGGCGCGCGAGGTCTTCCGCCTCCTCGTCGAAAATTATCTCGGATCCGGTGCGCCGGTCGGATCCCGTACGATCTCGCGCCTGCCCGGAATCAATCTGTCGCCCGCCTCGATCCGCAACGTCATGCAGGATCTGGAGGAGGCGGGGCTGCTCAGCCACCCGCATACGTCCGCCGGCCGGGTGCCGACGGAGACCGGCCTGCGGCTGTTCGTCGACGGCATGATGCAGGCGGCTGAGCCGAGTCTGGAAGAGCGGACCGCGATCGAAACTCGGCTGGCGCGCGGCGGCGGGCCGATCGAGGATGCCCTGGTCGCGGCAACCGCCGCCTTGTCGGGCCTTTCGGCCTGTGCGGGCATCGTCCTGGTTCCCAAGCGCGAGCCGGTGCTGCGCCAGCTCGGCTTCGTTCAGCTTTCGCCCAGCCAGGCGCTGGCGGTGATGGTAGGGGCCGAAGGCTCGGTCGAGAACCGGGTCATCGATCTGCCGCCGGATGTCACCCCGGCCTCGCTCGCGGAAGTCGGCAATTATGTCAGCGCGCGGCTGTCGGGCCTTACTCTGCAGGAGGCGCGGGCGCGGCTCGACGGCGAGATACGCGACGGCAAAGCGGCGCTCGACAGCGCCGCGCGAACGCTGATCGATCGCGGTCTCGCCGTGTGGTCGGAGGACGGCGCCCAACGCCCGGTGCTAATCGTCCGCGGCCAGGCGAACCTCCTCGACCAGGAGGGCGTCGCCGATCTCGAGCGGGTCCGGCAGCTGCTCGAGGAGCTCGAGGGCAAGGAGGAGATCGTGCGGCTGCTCGACAGCGCGCGAGCCGGCCAGGGCATGAAGATATTCATCGGCTCGGAGAACAAATTGTTCGCGCTATCCGGCTCTTCGGTGATCGCCGCGCCGTACCGCGGCGGCGATGGCAAGGTGGTCGGCGTGGTGGGGGTTATCGGACCGACGCGGTTGAACTATGCACGCGTCGTTCCCATGGTGGATTTCACAGCACAGGCACTATCGAGATTGATGGCATGA
- a CDS encoding FAD/NAD(P)-binding protein, with protein sequence MTDHVAIIGCGFSGALQAINLVRHGGPRATLIERHEPAGKGLAFGAAHPTHLLNVRASNMSAFPDDPGHFARWLTDRGVAEAASAFVPRLTYGEYLLEQLEAAQRRSNGRLEIRYGSVRDVEHDGAVHIQMMDGSRFDADAAVLAVGNLPPHHPPRLDGAALAQHGYFGDPWDEAAYRDLQPGETIVVIGTGLTMVDVALRLQLEGFAGRIVAMSRRGLSPHVHAPSRPPETPLGERPQGEVSSLVRQIRARAREIGWRAAVDELRPMTQDMWRAATDEQRQRFLRHARPWWDVHRHRIAPDVAERLQQLRDAGILEIAGGKPIAYTPAAGGGIDVAWRRRGSDVAEHLHATRIINCTGPQGDLLRSSDPLLATLVARGTIRPDKLRLGIDVDAQARTIAADGRPNDWLLALGPMTRGACWEIVAVPDIRVQTWSVARRLSNAHWVEGEGL encoded by the coding sequence GTGACCGACCATGTCGCGATCATCGGCTGCGGTTTCTCGGGAGCATTGCAGGCGATCAACCTGGTCCGTCACGGAGGGCCACGCGCGACGCTGATCGAGCGCCACGAGCCGGCGGGCAAGGGCCTCGCCTTCGGCGCCGCCCATCCCACCCACCTGCTCAACGTGCGCGCTTCGAACATGAGCGCCTTTCCGGACGATCCGGGCCACTTCGCCCGATGGCTGACCGATCGCGGCGTGGCGGAGGCGGCGAGTGCCTTCGTACCGCGGCTGACTTATGGCGAATATCTGCTCGAACAGTTGGAGGCGGCGCAGCGCCGATCGAACGGCCGGCTCGAAATCCGTTACGGCAGCGTTCGCGATGTCGAGCATGACGGCGCGGTCCACATCCAGATGATGGACGGCAGTCGGTTCGACGCCGACGCGGCGGTGCTGGCGGTCGGCAATCTTCCGCCGCACCATCCACCCCGGCTCGACGGCGCCGCCTTGGCGCAGCACGGCTATTTCGGCGATCCGTGGGATGAAGCGGCCTATCGCGACCTCCAGCCCGGCGAGACCATCGTCGTAATCGGCACCGGGCTGACCATGGTCGACGTCGCGCTGCGCCTGCAGCTGGAAGGGTTTGCGGGGCGGATCGTGGCGATGTCGCGCCGCGGCCTGTCGCCCCACGTCCATGCACCCAGCCGGCCGCCGGAAACGCCGCTCGGCGAGCGGCCGCAGGGCGAGGTGTCGTCACTGGTTCGCCAGATCCGAGCGCGCGCCCGGGAGATCGGCTGGCGGGCGGCGGTCGACGAATTGCGGCCGATGACTCAGGACATGTGGCGGGCCGCCACCGACGAGCAGCGCCAGCGTTTCCTGCGCCATGCGCGGCCGTGGTGGGACGTTCACCGGCATCGCATCGCACCTGATGTCGCCGAACGGCTGCAGCAGCTGCGCGATGCCGGCATTCTGGAGATCGCCGGCGGCAAGCCGATCGCGTACACGCCCGCCGCGGGCGGCGGCATCGACGTCGCCTGGCGTCGCCGCGGCAGCGATGTCGCCGAACATCTCCACGCCACCCGCATCATCAATTGCACCGGTCCGCAGGGCGATCTGCTGCGCTCCTCCGATCCGCTGCTGGCGACCCTGGTCGCCCGCGGCACGATCCGCCCGGACAAGTTGCGGCTCGGCATCGACGTCGACGCCCAGGCGCGAACGATCGCGGCCGACGGCAGACCGAACGACTGGCTGCTGGCGCTTGGACCGATGACTCGCGGCGCCTGCTGGGAAATCGTCGCGGTGCCAGACATTCGCGTGCAAACCTGGTCGGTCGCGCGGCGCCTGTCCAACGCCCACTGGGTGGAGGGGGAGGGGCTCTGA
- a CDS encoding DUF6356 family protein: MFDRLFLAHPRSIGESYPEHAAMAARFGATMVVGGLACIVHAVFPAVFATTASDRVKQLYRQMKARQPAFKAQPPAFSDPAWQLEYEI; the protein is encoded by the coding sequence GTGTTCGATCGCTTGTTTCTGGCACATCCGCGCAGCATCGGGGAAAGCTATCCGGAGCATGCCGCCATGGCTGCCCGCTTCGGGGCGACGATGGTCGTCGGCGGGCTGGCATGCATCGTCCACGCCGTGTTCCCCGCCGTGTTCGCGACGACGGCGAGCGATCGGGTCAAGCAGCTCTACCGCCAGATGAAGGCCCGCCAGCCCGCCTTCAAAGCCCAGCCGCCCGCTTTCTCCGATCCCGCCTGGCAACTCGAATATGAAATCTGA